A region of Larimichthys crocea isolate SSNF chromosome X, L_crocea_2.0, whole genome shotgun sequence DNA encodes the following proteins:
- the LOC109140288 gene encoding LOW QUALITY PROTEIN: uncharacterized protein LOC109140288 (The sequence of the model RefSeq protein was modified relative to this genomic sequence to represent the inferred CDS: inserted 1 base in 1 codon; substituted 1 base at 1 genomic stop codon) encodes MFTQIKCAQAQGESARVLQEEILSLLNKGAICVVPPAQCQSGFYSRYFLDLRALNKYLRKYKFRMVTHASLLRLVRQSDWFTSVVLKDVYFHIPIYPPHRKYLRFAFQGICYEYRVLPFGLSLSPRVFVRCTEAAIAPLRRQGIRLATYLDDWLLLAQSEQEARAHMHILIRHLVDLGFVINAEKSMLSPAQGVIFLGLSLDSVTFTARLSADRVKAFRACLARSHINFLKLSAVFLSLKHFLPSLMGHHVLVRTDNTTTVAYINRQXGLRSCQLYLLARRLILWSCGRLLSLRATHIPGVLNTGADLLSRGAPVYGEWSLHPEIVEQIWARFGRAMVDLGEPPPRGEHFLERPDGSPCAPGCVRPPLPXPALPPLVLIPPTLSRVREHGHTLILIAPHWPVMYWLAEIYQLLCAQPWQLPLRRGLLSQGGGAVFHPHPERLALWAWPLSG; translated from the exons AtgttcacacaaataaaatgtgccCAGGCTCAGGGAGAGTCAGCTCgtgttttacaggaggaaatCCTCTCACTGTTAAACAAAGGAGCAATCTGTGTCGTACCTCCCGCACAGTGTCAGAGCGGTTTTTACTCCAGGTATTTTCTGGATCTACGTGCTCTGAACAAATATCTCAGGAAATACAAGTTCAGGATGGTAACGCACGCATCCCTGCTGCGCCTTGTGCGACAGAGCGATTGGTTCACTTCTGTCGTTCTGAAAGACGTGTATTTCCACATCCCGATCTATCCTCCCCACAGAAAGTATCTGAGATTTGCTTTCCAGGGGATCTGTTACGAGTACCGCGTGCTCCCTTTCGGTCTGTCTTTAAGCCCGAGGGTGTTTGTGCGGTGCACGGAAGCGGCAATAGCCCCGCTGAGACGGCAGGGCATCCGCTTGGCCACATATCTGGACGATTGGCTGCTGTTGGCACAATCGGAGCAGGAGGCCAGGGCGCACATGCATATTCTCATACGACACCTAGTCGATCTGGGTTTCGTGATAAACGCGGAAAAGAGCATGCTGTCTCCGGCACAGGGCGTAATCTTTCTGGGATTATCCCTGGATTCGGTGACTTTCACAGCGCGCCTCTCGGCGGACCGAGTGAAAGCTTTCAGGGCATGTCTCGCG CGGTCTCACATAAATTTTCTGAAACTTTCAGCGGTGTTCCTCTCcctgaaacattttcttccGTCTCTCATGGGTCATCATGTCCTGGTGAGGACGGACAATACGACGACAGTGGCGTACATCAACCGGC AGGGTTTACGCTCCTGTCAGTTGTACCTGCTGGCACGCAGACTAATCCTGTGGAGCTGCGGTCGTCTCCTCTCCCTGAGAGCGACGCACATCCCGGGAGTCCTGAACACGGGCGCAGACCTGTTGTCCAGGGGCGCGCCGGTATACGGGGAGTGGTCTCTGCACCCAGAGATTGTGGAACAGATATGGGCCCGTTTCGGTCGGGCCATGGTGGacctgggcgaaccccccccccgaggcgaacattttctcgaGCGCCCTGACGGCagcccgtgcgcccctggatgcgtgcgcccccctctgcctt gaccggccctgcctCCCCTGGTCTTGATACCCCCCACTCTGTCCAGAGTAAGGGAGCACGGCCACACACTGATTTTGATAGCTCCGCATTGGCCTGTGATGTATTGGCTGGCGGAGATATATCAGTTGCTGTGCGCTCAGCCCTGGCAGCTCCCGCTGCGCAGGGGCCTGCTATCGCAGGGAGGGGGGGCGGTCTTCCACCCGCACCCAGAGCGCCTGGCTCTGTGGGCTTGGCCCCTGAGTGGCTAA